ATGTAAACGCTATTTCCGACTTTGCGTCAATTATGAAACTGAACCGGTTTCCCGATTTCTTTCGTTTTAACTGCTATATATGGATATGTTACAATTTCTTTTGTTTTTTCATCTCTGGGCGGTCCATCTAATTCTGTATGGATATAAATCGCTTCTGCAGTTTCATAAAATTCCGTCACTTTTACACTATACCCGCTCTGTGGTTTTTCTCCATATCCTTCCACAATATACAATTCTCCTTGATCCGAATATGTCAAATGAAATGCCTTTTCTTTATTTTTTGATATTTTTTCTTTCAGTTCATTCGGCAGCTCTGCTTTTTCAAGAACAGTAAACTTTAGATCCCGTATTTTTTCTGTTACCTCTACCTTGGTTATACATCCGACAGCTGTTATTACCACGCTCAAAATCACGACGACGCCTGTACTCAAGCGTTTTATTTTTTTCAAAACCATGTCCAACATGCACTTCACATATCCATTTCTCTAGTATCTTATTACTTGAAATGTTGATTTATGCGTTGTGTTTTTAACACAAGTTTAGTATACTTTGAATAGTAGTTTTGAACGTAACAGTTCAATTACAAGTCATAAACAAAAGAGAGGTTTATATCTATGATACGTTTAATCATTGTCGCAGTATTTCTTATACTGTTTTTGATTTTGTCAATTCCGATTTTTTTCGTTGAATGGCTGATTGGCAAGGTAAACAAAGATGCAAAAGATATCAGTTCTCTTCGCATTGTCCAGTGGGCGTTTAAAGTCATCACCAGATTATCCGGTGTGTCTGTCACTGTGATCGGAGAAGAGAATATTCCGGATGAGGCTGTTTTATTTATCGGTAATCACCGCAGTTATTTCGATATTGTCCTGACATATTCACGCTGCAAACGTCTCACCGGTTATATAGCTAAAAAAGAGGTTCAGAAAGTTCCTTTTCTCTCTGTCTGGATGCAATATCTCTACTGTCTTTTCTTAGATCGTGAGAATGCAAAAGAAGGATTAAAGACAATTTTAAAAGCCATTGAATATGTTAAGAATGGTATTTCTATCTTTATCTTTCCGGAGGGTACAAGAAATAAAGGAGAAGAATTAAGTTTACTTCCTTTTAAAGATGGTGCATTTAGGATTGCCACAAAAACAGGATGTCCTATTGTCCCGGTCTCTCTGAATAATACTGCTGATATTTTAGAAAATCATTTTCCGCATATTAAAAAGACACATGTTGTCATCGAATATGGCAAACCAATTTATCCAAATGAACTGGATGCTGAGACAAAAAAACATATCGGTGCTTATGTACAGAATATTGTTCAGGAAACAATTAATAAGAATGCGGAAATTTAACGTAACACAAGGAGACTAAAATGAATACACGAAATCTTACGTTACTAACTGATTTATATGAATTGACTATGATGCAGGGCTATTTCGAAACACAAGAAAATGAAACCGTTATTTTCGATGTGTTTTTCCGTAACAATCCTAACAATGGCGGTTATTCTATTATGGCTGGTCTGGATCAAGTCA
This Ruminococcus hominis DNA region includes the following protein-coding sequences:
- a CDS encoding protease complex subunit PrcB family protein — its product is MLDMVLKKIKRLSTGVVVILSVVITAVGCITKVEVTEKIRDLKFTVLEKAELPNELKEKISKNKEKAFHLTYSDQGELYIVEGYGEKPQSGYSVKVTEFYETAEAIYIHTELDGPPRDEKTKEIVTYPYIAVKTKEIGKPVQFHN
- a CDS encoding lysophospholipid acyltransferase family protein codes for the protein MIRLIIVAVFLILFLILSIPIFFVEWLIGKVNKDAKDISSLRIVQWAFKVITRLSGVSVTVIGEENIPDEAVLFIGNHRSYFDIVLTYSRCKRLTGYIAKKEVQKVPFLSVWMQYLYCLFLDRENAKEGLKTILKAIEYVKNGISIFIFPEGTRNKGEELSLLPFKDGAFRIATKTGCPIVPVSLNNTADILENHFPHIKKTHVVIEYGKPIYPNELDAETKKHIGAYVQNIVQETINKNAEI